In one window of Nicotiana tabacum cultivar K326 chromosome 12, ASM71507v2, whole genome shotgun sequence DNA:
- the LOC107802410 gene encoding putative GTP-binding protein OBGM, mitochondrial isoform X1 — translation MSFSQKVLYLTTLQRCLRSPWLTQTYSFSDIVHKKTKLAPLQERRMIDRFRIWAKGGDGGSGCTSIRRSRHDRRGTPDDVGCTQTWRSPLPLPPLRVLLP, via the exons ATGTCATTTAGCCAGAAGGTCCTCTACTTAACGACTTTGCAAAGATGCTTGCGGTCTCCATGGTTAACCCAAACTTATTCTTTCTCAGACATTGTTCACAAGAAAACAAAGCTTGCTCCTCTACAG GAAAGGAGAATGATTGATCGCTTTCGCATATGGGCCAAAGGAGGTGATGGTGGCAGCGGTTGTACCAGTATTCGTCGTAGTCGACATGATCGCCGTGGCACACCTGACG ATGTGGGATGTACCCAGACTTGGAGAAGTCCACTACCTTTACCACCATTGAGGGTGTTGCTCCCATGA